The Mesorhizobium sp. NBSH29 genome has a segment encoding these proteins:
- the hutG gene encoding N-formylglutamate deformylase encodes MNANTTPWLKIHRGQAPLLVSLPHTGIDLAGLEPRLTSQWLGQRDCDWWIDQLYDFAQDLGATIIHTAISRTVIDVNRDPSGVSLYPGQTTTTLCPLETFDGEALYRAGEEPDGDEIAARRETYFDPYHAALTAELHRLRAAHSKVVLYDCHSIRSVIPRLFEGTLPVFNLGTDSGKSAAPELQARVEKIMAASGESHISNGRFKGGFITRHHGDPAGGIHALQMELSNRGYMREPLGAVTPEIWPTQYDAAFAAPMRKTLTEILTTARDWAQA; translated from the coding sequence ATGAACGCAAACACAACGCCCTGGCTGAAAATCCACCGCGGCCAAGCCCCGCTTCTGGTCAGCCTTCCGCATACCGGGATTGATCTGGCAGGGCTTGAACCGCGCCTCACATCGCAATGGCTGGGTCAGCGCGATTGTGATTGGTGGATCGACCAATTGTATGATTTTGCTCAAGATCTGGGCGCAACAATCATCCACACCGCGATCTCGCGCACGGTGATCGACGTCAACCGCGATCCATCGGGCGTGTCGCTCTATCCGGGCCAGACCACAACCACTCTGTGCCCGCTCGAAACCTTTGACGGGGAGGCGCTTTATCGCGCCGGCGAAGAACCCGATGGGGATGAAATTGCGGCGCGCCGCGAAACCTATTTCGATCCATACCATGCAGCACTGACCGCCGAGCTGCACCGGCTGCGCGCGGCGCATTCCAAAGTGGTTCTCTATGATTGCCACTCCATCCGCTCGGTCATTCCGCGCCTGTTTGAAGGCACATTGCCGGTGTTCAATCTCGGCACCGACAGCGGCAAAAGTGCTGCCCCCGAGCTTCAGGCGCGGGTTGAAAAAATCATGGCGGCAAGCGGCGAAAGCCACATCAGCAATGGCCGTTTCAAGGGCGGCTTCATCACCCGCCATCATGGCGATCCGGCAGGCGGCATTCACGCGCTCCAGATGGAGCTTTCCAACCGTGGCTATATGCGCGAGCCGCTTGGCGCTGTGACGCCCGAAATCTGGCCGACGCAGTATGACGCGGCCTTTGCTGCCCCCATGCGCAAAACGCTCACCGAAATTCTCACAACCGCACGCGACTGGGCGCAAGCCTGA
- the hutU gene encoding urocanate hydratase, producing the protein MNNRIDNERVIRAATGTELTAKSWLTEAPLRMLMNNLDPMVAEKPGELVVYGGIGRAARDWQSYDKIVGALTNLEEDETLLVQSGKPVGVFKTHADAPRVLIANSNLVPHWANWDHFNELDKKGLMMYGQMTAGSWIYIGSQGIVQGTYETFVEMGRQHYGGDLAGRWILTAGLGGMGGAQPLAATMAGASCLAIECQPSRIEMRLKTGYVDVQAKDLDDALAIINKACADKKAVSVALLGNAADIFPELVKRGVKPDAVTDQTSAHDPVNGYLPQGWSVSDWETKRERDPKSVDKAARKSMAVQVRAMLDFHKMGVPTVDYGNNIRQMALEEGVENAFDFPGFVPAYIRPLFCRGIGPFRWAALSGDPEDIYKTDAKVKELTPGNHHLHNWLDMARERIHFQGLPARICWVGLGDRHRLGLAFNEMVKSGELKAPVVIGRDHLDSGSVASPNRETEAMQDGSDAVSDWPLLNALLNTASGATWVSLHHGGGVGMGFSQHSGMVIVADGTDDAARRLERVLWNDPATGVMRHADAGYEIAQDCAREHKLNLPGILG; encoded by the coding sequence ATGAACAACCGCATTGATAATGAACGGGTCATCCGCGCTGCCACCGGCACCGAGTTGACCGCCAAAAGCTGGCTGACCGAAGCGCCGCTGCGCATGCTGATGAACAATCTTGATCCGATGGTGGCGGAAAAGCCGGGCGAACTGGTCGTTTATGGCGGCATCGGTCGCGCCGCGCGCGATTGGCAAAGCTATGACAAAATCGTCGGCGCACTGACCAATCTGGAGGAGGACGAGACGCTTCTGGTCCAGTCCGGGAAGCCCGTTGGCGTTTTCAAAACCCATGCGGATGCGCCGCGCGTTCTCATTGCAAACTCCAACCTCGTGCCGCATTGGGCCAATTGGGACCACTTCAACGAGTTGGATAAAAAGGGCCTGATGATGTACGGCCAGATGACAGCTGGCTCGTGGATCTATATCGGCAGTCAGGGCATCGTTCAGGGCACCTACGAGACCTTCGTGGAGATGGGCCGCCAGCATTATGGCGGCGATCTGGCAGGCCGCTGGATCCTCACGGCTGGCCTTGGCGGCATGGGCGGCGCACAGCCGCTTGCAGCCACAATGGCCGGCGCCTCCTGCCTTGCCATCGAATGCCAGCCAAGCCGCATCGAGATGCGCTTGAAGACCGGCTATGTCGATGTGCAGGCGAAGGATCTTGATGATGCGCTTGCCATCATCAACAAGGCCTGTGCCGACAAAAAGGCTGTTTCTGTCGCCCTTCTGGGCAATGCCGCCGACATTTTCCCCGAGCTGGTCAAGCGCGGCGTGAAGCCGGATGCGGTCACCGACCAGACCTCTGCGCATGATCCGGTCAATGGCTACCTGCCGCAGGGCTGGAGCGTTTCCGATTGGGAGACAAAGCGCGAGCGTGACCCTAAATCCGTCGACAAGGCAGCCCGCAAATCAATGGCCGTGCAGGTGCGCGCCATGCTCGATTTCCACAAAATGGGCGTTCCAACGGTCGATTATGGCAACAATATCCGCCAGATGGCGCTGGAAGAGGGCGTTGAGAATGCCTTTGATTTTCCAGGCTTCGTGCCAGCCTATATCCGCCCGCTCTTTTGCCGTGGCATTGGCCCGTTCCGCTGGGCCGCACTATCGGGTGATCCGGAAGATATCTACAAGACAGACGCCAAGGTGAAGGAACTGACACCGGGCAACCACCATCTGCACAATTGGCTCGACATGGCGCGCGAGCGCATCCACTTCCAGGGCCTGCCGGCGCGTATCTGCTGGGTGGGCTTGGGCGACCGTCACCGGCTTGGCCTCGCCTTCAACGAAATGGTCAAAAGCGGCGAACTCAAAGCACCGGTCGTCATCGGCCGCGACCATCTGGATTCAGGCTCCGTCGCCTCGCCAAACCGTGAGACAGAAGCCATGCAGGATGGTTCGGACGCGGTGTCCGACTGGCCGCTGCTCAACGCGCTGCTCAACACGGCATCGGGCGCAACATGGGTGTCGCTGCATCATGGCGGCGGCGTTGGCATGGGCTTTTCCCAGCATTCAGGCATGGTGATCGTGGCGGATGGGACAGATGACGCAGCACGCCGTCTGGAGCGTGTGTTGTGGAATGATCCGGCCACCGGCGTCATGCGCCATGCCGATGCCGGCTACGAAATCGCGCAAGACTGCGCGCGAGAGCACAAGCTCAATTTGCCCGGAATTCTGGGCTGA
- a CDS encoding YjiH family protein produces the protein MTDIPYTQPAAKGANAFKLIVYSLIGIFVFFVPITIAGKSTIPLDHAASAIVTYARPFAIAFVCALILYGAAAPFVNGTWRRSITDTVFSFLRVLGAILAGMFLANVGPEVLFAPDMLPFLFNKLVLSVGLIVPIGALALGFLVGYGLLELTGVLVQPIMRPIWRTPGSSAIDAVASFVGSYSLALLITDRVFREGKYTVREAAIVATGFSTVSATFMVIVAKTLGLMGSWNLYFWSTLLVTFIVSAITARLWPLTKLDHPADKDVPLPTGRNRLQAAFDAGLAQAAASKSLFVTLRENFLDGLRMAAMILPSIMAVGLLGLLAAKYTPIFDVLGLALYPFTWVAQLAEPMLAAKALASGLAEMFLPAILLKEADLSLKFIAAIVSVSQVLFLSASIPCVLATSIPLSFRDLLVIWYIRTGLSILVAAPIAYLAITMGWLA, from the coding sequence ATGACCGATATACCTTACACGCAACCGGCTGCAAAAGGCGCAAATGCCTTCAAGCTCATCGTCTACAGCCTCATCGGCATTTTCGTGTTCTTTGTGCCGATTACCATTGCGGGCAAATCCACCATTCCGCTCGACCATGCGGCATCTGCCATCGTCACCTATGCGCGGCCTTTCGCCATCGCCTTTGTCTGCGCGCTCATTCTCTATGGGGCGGCTGCTCCCTTCGTGAATGGCACATGGCGCAGGAGCATCACTGATACGGTGTTCTCGTTCCTGCGCGTGCTGGGTGCCATACTTGCCGGCATGTTTCTGGCCAATGTCGGCCCGGAAGTACTTTTCGCGCCTGATATGCTGCCCTTCTTGTTCAACAAGCTGGTGCTTTCGGTCGGCCTCATCGTGCCAATCGGCGCATTGGCTCTGGGCTTTTTGGTCGGCTATGGATTGCTGGAACTGACCGGCGTTCTGGTGCAGCCAATAATGCGTCCGATTTGGCGCACGCCCGGCTCCTCGGCAATTGATGCGGTGGCATCCTTCGTCGGCAGCTATTCGCTGGCGCTGCTGATCACAGACCGCGTCTTCCGTGAAGGCAAATACACGGTGCGCGAGGCGGCCATTGTTGCCACCGGTTTCTCCACCGTATCGGCAACCTTCATGGTCATCGTTGCCAAGACGCTTGGCCTGATGGGCTCGTGGAACCTTTATTTCTGGAGCACGCTGCTCGTCACCTTCATCGTCTCTGCCATTACCGCGCGCCTGTGGCCGTTGACCAAGCTCGACCATCCGGCAGACAAGGATGTACCATTGCCAACAGGCCGCAACCGTCTTCAGGCAGCATTCGATGCAGGGCTTGCACAGGCGGCTGCATCCAAGAGCCTTTTCGTCACGCTACGCGAAAACTTCCTTGATGGTTTGCGCATGGCGGCGATGATCCTGCCAAGCATCATGGCTGTGGGCCTACTCGGCCTTTTGGCTGCGAAATACACGCCTATCTTTGATGTGCTTGGACTGGCGCTCTACCCGTTCACATGGGTGGCCCAACTGGCAGAACCCATGCTGGCCGCCAAGGCGCTTGCCTCTGGTCTGGCAGAAATGTTCCTGCCGGCAATCCTGCTCAAGGAAGCAGACCTGAGCCTGAAATTCATCGCAGCCATTGTCTCGGTCAGTCAGGTTCTGTTTCTATCGGCCTCCATCCCTTGTGTGCTGGCAACGTCCATCCCGCTCAGCTTCCGCGACCTGTTGGTAATCTGGTACATCCGCACCGGTCTCAGCATCCTTGTCGCGGCACCTATCGCCTATCTGGCGATCACCATGGGCTGGCTGGCCTGA